A genomic segment from Flavobacterium litorale encodes:
- a CDS encoding glycoside hydrolase family 31 protein: protein MKKILSILLLFLVTVATAQNSSRKLQGTQRFENRIALTTNDGRYIIKPYSENIVQTSFIPNGEEIDRNSHAVVMEPQEVKTSYKESNDKITYTTKGIEIVIDKSPFKISYYYKNKLLLSEKEGYIKKDTTECIGFSIDSTEALYGGGARALGMNRRGNRLELYNKAHYGYGERSELMNFTMPLVMSSKIYAVHFDNAPIGWLDLDSKKDNTLAYETISGRKVYQVIAADNWYDLTQHYTTLTGTQPMPARWTLGNFASRFGYHSEKEVREVVRKFRKEKIPLDAVVLDLYWFGKEMKGTMGNLAFERDSFPTPEGMIANLKRQNVKTVLITEPFILTTSKRWEEAVTKNVLATNANGEPYTYDFYFGNTGIIDLFKPNARWWFWGIYKDLIKRGIDGWWGDLGEPEVHPSYVQHASGSADEVHNIYGHNWANLITQGYKKDYPEQRPFILMRAGYSGSQRYGMIPWSGDVGRSWGGLQSQPEIALQMGMQGMGYMHSDLGGFAGDNVDDELYVRWLQYGVYQPIFRPHAQESVPSEAVFKKTETKALAKQAIALRYKMLPYNYTLAFQNSQRGYPLMRPIFFDESDNPALYNISDEYLWGDNILVAPVLQQGATQREVYFPKGNNWYANNTTYEGGTTQTVTIEEGNIPHFYRGGGMVVLASEAMQSTEEYTGEALEVHYYVNPDVKMSSSIFYDDDGKTPEAVAKGKYEILLFDARIRRGEAVIDIDSQKGSEYESVTRKLTFYIHDAGTTKTIPVEIKSGEFKTIAYKLQ, encoded by the coding sequence ATGAAAAAGATACTCAGCATATTACTCCTTTTTCTGGTTACAGTAGCTACGGCACAAAACAGTTCGCGAAAGCTACAGGGTACACAACGTTTTGAAAATCGGATAGCACTTACAACAAACGATGGTAGGTACATTATAAAACCGTATTCCGAAAATATTGTACAAACATCCTTTATACCCAATGGCGAGGAAATCGATAGAAATTCGCATGCTGTTGTTATGGAGCCACAGGAGGTAAAAACAAGTTATAAAGAGAGTAACGATAAAATAACTTATACCACAAAAGGCATAGAGATAGTTATTGATAAATCGCCTTTTAAAATTAGTTACTACTACAAAAACAAACTGTTACTTTCGGAAAAAGAAGGCTACATAAAAAAAGACACTACCGAATGTATCGGCTTTAGTATCGATAGTACAGAGGCTTTGTATGGCGGTGGCGCACGCGCTTTGGGCATGAACCGTAGAGGCAATCGTTTAGAGCTATACAACAAAGCCCATTATGGTTATGGCGAAAGGTCGGAGTTAATGAATTTTACCATGCCACTCGTAATGTCATCAAAAATATATGCGGTACATTTTGATAATGCCCCCATTGGTTGGCTCGACCTCGATAGTAAAAAGGATAATACTTTGGCGTACGAAACCATTAGCGGGCGCAAAGTGTACCAAGTAATTGCAGCCGATAATTGGTACGACCTTACACAACACTATACCACACTAACAGGAACACAACCCATGCCAGCCCGCTGGACGCTAGGTAATTTTGCCAGCCGATTTGGTTACCATTCCGAAAAAGAAGTACGGGAAGTAGTACGTAAATTCCGCAAAGAAAAAATACCGTTGGATGCCGTAGTACTCGATTTATACTGGTTTGGTAAAGAAATGAAAGGCACTATGGGTAACCTAGCGTTTGAAAGGGACAGTTTTCCTACCCCAGAGGGGATGATTGCCAATCTAAAAAGGCAAAATGTAAAAACAGTATTAATTACCGAGCCTTTTATACTAACAACAAGCAAACGTTGGGAAGAAGCCGTAACCAAAAATGTACTTGCTACCAATGCCAACGGCGAACCTTATACTTACGACTTTTATTTTGGTAACACAGGCATTATCGACTTATTTAAGCCCAATGCCCGTTGGTGGTTTTGGGGTATATACAAAGACTTAATTAAAAGAGGTATTGATGGTTGGTGGGGCGATTTGGGCGAACCCGAAGTACACCCATCGTACGTGCAGCATGCCTCAGGCAGTGCCGATGAAGTACACAACATTTACGGACACAATTGGGCAAACCTAATTACACAAGGCTATAAAAAAGATTATCCAGAGCAACGCCCGTTTATACTAATGCGTGCAGGCTACTCAGGTTCCCAACGCTACGGGATGATACCTTGGAGTGGCGATGTGGGCAGAAGTTGGGGCGGTTTACAATCGCAACCCGAAATAGCCCTACAAATGGGTATGCAAGGCATGGGCTATATGCACTCCGATTTAGGAGGTTTTGCAGGCGATAATGTAGATGATGAGTTGTACGTGCGTTGGCTGCAATACGGAGTATACCAACCCATATTTCGCCCGCATGCGCAAGAATCAGTTCCTTCCGAAGCGGTATTTAAAAAAACCGAAACAAAAGCCTTAGCAAAACAAGCTATAGCATTGCGTTACAAAATGCTACCCTACAACTACACGTTAGCGTTCCAAAACAGCCAAAGAGGCTACCCGTTAATGCGCCCTATATTTTTCGATGAATCGGATAATCCAGCACTGTACAACATTTCAGACGAATACCTATGGGGAGATAATATACTTGTAGCACCTGTTTTACAACAAGGCGCAACCCAGCGCGAAGTATATTTCCCTAAAGGGAACAACTGGTACGCCAATAATACAACCTATGAGGGCGGTACAACACAAACCGTAACGATTGAAGAAGGAAACATACCCCATTTTTACAGAGGTGGCGGTATGGTAGTACTAGCATCAGAAGCAATGCAATCTACCGAAGAGTACACAGGCGAAGCCCTAGAAGTACATTATTACGTGAACCCTGATGTAAAAATGAGCAGCAGTATTTTTTATGACGACGATGGTAAAACACCTGAGGCAGTTGCTAAAGGAAAGTACGAAATACTGCTTTTTGATGCCCGAATTAGAAGAGGCGAAGCCGTGATTGATATCGACTCTCAAAAAGGGAGTGAATATGAGTCCGTAACACGAAAATTAACCTTTTACATTCACGATGCAGGTACAACCAAAACAATACCCGTTGAAATTAAAAGTGGAGAATTTAAAACTATAGCATACAAGTTACAATAA
- a CDS encoding alpha-amylase family glycosyl hydrolase, producing the protein MKKLIIPALTALTLLSGCAPTYKTSKVAQTDAAPFVWEGANMYFLLTDRFNNGDTTNDVTLGRTKETAKLRGFKGGDIRGIIQKIDEGYFDALGINAIWFTPVVEQIHDATNEGTGNTYAFHGYWAKDWTALDPNFGTKDDLAELVKKAHKRGIRIVLDGVINHTGPVTPKDAAWDANWVRTEPQCKYTNYENTTACTLVKNLPDIRTESDQTVQLPTVLVNKWKKEGRYEQEVQELDAFFKRTGYPRAPKYYIIKWLTDYIVDYGVDGYRADTVKHLGEDVWATFSEECDYAFAQWKKNNPEEVLDDNDFFTLGEVYNYNITSGQYFDFGDKKVNYYAHGFDALINFGMKSDAGKPKEEVFSKYNRLLEKELIGSTVVNYVSSHDDGSPFDKKREKTYQSAEMLLLSPGISQVYYGDESARPLDIPGTEGDATLRSFMNWEDIATQKETQALLQHWQKLGQFRRNHPAVGAGKHQMISESPYVFERVFKKGNYTDVVLIGLDLPIGTKKIHVGGTFPEGTKVHDAYSGTTAKVKGGTLQFKTPYSILLLEEIQYND; encoded by the coding sequence ATGAAAAAACTAATTATACCTGCGCTTACAGCACTTACACTACTATCGGGTTGTGCGCCTACTTATAAAACAAGTAAGGTAGCCCAAACCGATGCTGCACCTTTTGTATGGGAGGGTGCTAATATGTATTTTCTGTTAACTGATAGGTTTAATAACGGCGATACAACAAATGATGTTACTTTAGGCAGAACCAAAGAAACGGCAAAACTGCGCGGTTTTAAAGGAGGGGATATTCGGGGTATCATCCAAAAAATAGACGAAGGGTATTTTGATGCACTAGGCATAAATGCCATTTGGTTTACGCCAGTAGTAGAACAAATACACGATGCCACTAACGAGGGTACGGGTAACACCTATGCCTTTCATGGGTATTGGGCGAAAGATTGGACGGCACTAGACCCTAATTTTGGTACAAAAGATGACCTTGCTGAACTGGTTAAAAAAGCTCATAAACGAGGTATTCGTATTGTGTTGGATGGCGTAATAAACCATACAGGACCCGTAACTCCAAAAGATGCCGCTTGGGATGCAAACTGGGTACGCACCGAGCCACAATGCAAATACACCAATTACGAGAATACAACTGCGTGTACACTGGTAAAAAACTTACCCGATATACGTACCGAGAGTGACCAAACAGTACAACTCCCCACGGTATTAGTGAACAAATGGAAAAAAGAAGGGCGTTACGAGCAAGAAGTGCAAGAACTGGATGCTTTTTTTAAGCGTACAGGCTACCCACGCGCACCCAAATACTACATTATAAAATGGCTTACCGATTATATTGTTGATTATGGTGTAGATGGTTACCGAGCCGATACCGTAAAACACTTGGGCGAAGATGTATGGGCAACCTTTAGCGAAGAATGCGATTATGCCTTTGCACAATGGAAAAAGAACAACCCAGAAGAAGTGTTGGACGATAACGACTTTTTCACGCTAGGCGAAGTGTACAATTACAACATAACATCGGGGCAGTATTTTGATTTTGGCGATAAAAAAGTAAACTACTACGCACATGGTTTTGACGCCTTAATAAACTTCGGGATGAAATCGGATGCAGGTAAACCTAAGGAAGAAGTTTTTAGCAAATACAACCGCCTGCTTGAAAAAGAACTCATAGGTAGCACCGTGGTTAACTACGTATCATCGCATGACGATGGTAGCCCGTTCGATAAAAAACGAGAAAAAACATACCAATCAGCAGAAATGCTATTACTCTCACCTGGCATCTCGCAAGTGTATTATGGCGATGAGTCAGCCCGCCCGCTAGACATTCCAGGTACCGAAGGCGATGCTACTTTACGTTCATTCATGAACTGGGAGGATATCGCAACCCAAAAAGAAACCCAAGCCCTATTGCAACACTGGCAAAAGCTAGGGCAATTTAGGCGTAACCACCCCGCAGTAGGGGCAGGCAAACACCAAATGATTAGCGAATCGCCCTACGTTTTTGAGCGCGTCTTTAAAAAAGGCAACTATACCGATGTGGTACTTATAGGGCTGGATTTACCTATAGGCACTAAAAAAATTCACGTAGGCGGAACATTCCCCGAAGGCACAAAAGTACACGATGCCTATTCGGGCACTACCGCCAAAGTAAAAGGAGGAACGTTACAGTTTAAAACACCTTACAGCATCTTATTATTAGAAGAAATACAATACAACGATTAA
- a CDS encoding alpha-amylase family glycosyl hydrolase, which yields MKKTILLALTLTAFISCKDDKATAAEEADIAVETVELAPVSPAMMENSVIYEANIRHYSPEGTLDAFTKDIPQLKNLGVKVIWVMPIYPISMKNRKAKGDLSVEDIKDPKEREKYLGSYYAISDYTAVNPDMGTIEDFQELVQTAHDNGMYVILDWVANHTGWGHEWITAHPEYYYKNADGEVTDPLNPETGESWGWTDVAHLDYTSKELYNPMTEELLYWVKEQNIDGFRCDVADNVPTEFWEYAIPKLKGVKPVFMLAESEKNYLLKDNLFDMGYGWEAHHIMNDIAKGKKSVADWDAYMVKKDTVFEDDDILMYFTSNHDENSWNGTEYERMGDAAETFAALTYTLPGMPLIYTGQEYDLNRRLKFFEKDAITKDKGKMYPVYEKLGALKNNNTALNGGKNAASYTRIKTSADSEILAFQREKEGRTIWFIANLSDASKTFTLPVSGTFTNYMTGEKVTLTTSQQHKFNAWQYYILTQ from the coding sequence ATGAAGAAAACAATTTTACTTGCACTTACGCTTACCGCTTTTATAAGCTGCAAAGACGATAAAGCAACAGCAGCAGAGGAAGCTGATATAGCAGTAGAAACTGTTGAATTAGCACCTGTAAGCCCTGCAATGATGGAAAACAGTGTAATATACGAAGCTAATATCCGCCACTACTCGCCTGAGGGTACGTTGGACGCTTTTACCAAAGATATTCCGCAGCTAAAAAACTTAGGCGTAAAAGTAATTTGGGTAATGCCTATTTATCCGATTTCGATGAAAAATAGAAAAGCCAAAGGCGATTTATCGGTAGAGGACATTAAAGACCCAAAAGAGCGCGAAAAATATTTAGGGAGTTACTATGCCATATCCGACTATACAGCGGTAAACCCAGATATGGGTACTATAGAAGATTTTCAGGAACTTGTACAAACCGCACACGATAACGGGATGTATGTAATACTCGACTGGGTTGCCAACCATACAGGATGGGGCCACGAATGGATTACAGCGCACCCAGAATACTACTATAAAAATGCCGATGGTGAGGTTACCGACCCATTAAACCCAGAAACTGGCGAAAGCTGGGGCTGGACGGATGTAGCACATTTGGATTATACCAGTAAAGAACTCTACAACCCTATGACGGAGGAACTATTATATTGGGTAAAAGAGCAAAACATAGATGGGTTTCGTTGCGATGTTGCCGATAACGTACCTACCGAGTTTTGGGAATATGCCATTCCGAAACTTAAAGGAGTAAAGCCTGTATTTATGCTTGCCGAATCGGAGAAAAATTACCTGTTAAAAGATAACCTTTTCGATATGGGTTACGGTTGGGAAGCACACCATATTATGAATGATATTGCAAAAGGTAAAAAATCGGTTGCCGATTGGGATGCCTACATGGTTAAAAAAGATACTGTTTTTGAGGACGACGATATCCTGATGTATTTTACGTCTAACCACGACGAAAACTCATGGAACGGTACAGAATACGAAAGAATGGGCGATGCTGCCGAAACCTTTGCGGCACTTACGTATACACTACCAGGCATGCCCCTTATTTACACGGGACAAGAGTATGATTTAAACCGTAGATTAAAGTTTTTCGAGAAAGATGCTATCACTAAAGATAAAGGTAAAATGTACCCTGTTTATGAAAAACTAGGCGCATTAAAAAACAACAATACAGCATTAAACGGTGGTAAAAATGCAGCAAGTTACACGCGCATTAAAACATCAGCCGATTCGGAGATACTAGCCTTCCAACGCGAAAAAGAGGGTAGAACCATATGGTTTATTGCTAACCTTTCTGATGCATCAAAAACATTTACCCTACCTGTATCGGGTACATTTACCAATTACATGACGGGCGAGAAGGTAACCTTAACAACCAGCCAACAACACAAATTTAACGCGTGGCAGTATTACATACTCACACAATAA
- a CDS encoding glycerophosphodiester phosphodiesterase — MAAMLKIGHRGAKGHVTENTLASFKKALALGANAIELDVHVCATGELVVFHDFTVDRLTNRSGEVHQMTLTELKALTITGGHTIPTLDEVLQLLQGKCFINIEMKGRHTAVPLAKLLAHYITEKKYSYTRFIVSSFQYNELEQLHALNPNVALGILTQASIARAMDWALEFSAKAIHPHYSLLTQTNVKRAHDAGYKIYTWTVNEPEDIARVQLYNVDGIISDYPDRL, encoded by the coding sequence ATGGCAGCAATGCTAAAAATAGGGCATAGGGGCGCAAAAGGGCATGTTACCGAAAATACGTTAGCCTCTTTTAAAAAAGCATTAGCATTAGGGGCAAATGCCATTGAACTTGATGTACACGTATGTGCTACAGGAGAATTGGTAGTCTTTCATGATTTTACAGTAGACAGATTGACGAACCGTAGTGGAGAAGTACACCAAATGACGCTTACCGAATTAAAAGCACTCACCATTACAGGCGGGCATACCATACCAACGTTAGATGAGGTATTGCAGCTTTTACAAGGTAAATGCTTTATTAATATAGAAATGAAGGGGAGGCATACCGCAGTACCTCTAGCAAAACTATTAGCACATTATATAACCGAAAAAAAATACAGTTATACCCGTTTTATAGTATCCAGTTTTCAGTACAATGAGTTAGAGCAATTGCATGCTTTAAACCCTAATGTAGCTTTGGGTATACTAACCCAAGCCAGTATTGCACGGGCAATGGATTGGGCTTTGGAGTTTTCGGCGAAAGCCATACACCCACACTACTCATTACTTACCCAAACCAATGTAAAGCGAGCGCACGATGCAGGCTATAAAATTTATACTTGGACGGTAAACGAACCCGAAGATATAGCACGTGTACAATTGTATAACGTAGATGGTATAATATCTGATTATCCCGACCGATTATGA
- a CDS encoding NAD(P)/FAD-dependent oxidoreductase — MSKSFDVVIAGGGAAGFFTAINIAEANPNVKIAILERGKEVLSKVRISGGGRCNVTHACFVPNDLVTYYPRGEKELRGPFNKFCTGDTIDWFEQHGVTLKIEDDGRMFPITDSSQTIIDCFLEATQKLGIQVLTSQSIQSVYKAASHWKITTQNENYLCEDLVMTTGSNPKIWQMLQGLGHSIVPPVPSLFTFNIKDARIKNLMGVSALASVKVKNTKLEASGPLLITHWGMSGPGILRLSAWGARELAAKNYQFTLKVNWLNDVLFNDCLDVLKSLKHEQAKKQIAKKSPFNFPNRLWESLVLASGIDAATRWADATAKQLNALANQLVNAEFNVNGKSTFKEEFVTAGGIELKEINFKTMQSKMLDNLYFAGEIMNVDAITGGFNFQNAWTSGYLAAQTILNKK; from the coding sequence ATGAGTAAAAGTTTCGATGTTGTAATAGCAGGGGGTGGGGCAGCAGGTTTTTTTACTGCCATTAATATTGCCGAGGCAAACCCTAACGTAAAAATAGCCATACTGGAGCGTGGTAAGGAGGTACTCTCTAAAGTGCGCATTTCGGGTGGTGGGCGTTGCAACGTAACCCATGCTTGTTTTGTACCGAACGATTTGGTTACGTATTATCCGCGCGGCGAAAAAGAACTACGAGGACCTTTTAATAAATTCTGCACAGGCGATACTATTGATTGGTTTGAGCAGCATGGTGTAACTTTAAAAATTGAGGACGATGGGCGAATGTTTCCCATTACGGATAGCTCCCAAACCATTATCGATTGTTTTTTAGAAGCAACCCAAAAGCTAGGCATACAAGTACTTACAAGCCAAAGCATACAATCTGTATACAAAGCAGCATCGCATTGGAAAATAACTACCCAAAACGAAAACTACCTTTGCGAAGATTTGGTAATGACTACAGGGAGTAACCCGAAAATTTGGCAAATGTTACAGGGTTTAGGGCATAGTATAGTGCCACCCGTACCGTCGTTATTTACCTTTAATATTAAAGATGCTCGGATTAAAAACCTTATGGGTGTTTCGGCACTCGCATCGGTAAAAGTAAAAAATACCAAGCTCGAAGCATCAGGACCTTTACTAATAACCCACTGGGGTATGAGTGGTCCGGGAATACTGCGCCTGTCGGCATGGGGAGCACGTGAATTGGCTGCTAAAAACTACCAATTTACCCTAAAAGTTAACTGGCTTAACGATGTTTTGTTTAACGACTGCTTAGATGTTTTAAAAAGCTTAAAACACGAACAAGCTAAAAAACAAATAGCTAAAAAATCGCCTTTTAATTTTCCAAATCGTTTGTGGGAGAGCCTCGTATTGGCTTCGGGTATAGATGCTGCTACACGTTGGGCAGATGCCACGGCAAAACAACTTAATGCATTGGCAAATCAGCTTGTAAATGCCGAATTTAATGTAAATGGTAAGAGTACCTTTAAAGAAGAATTTGTTACTGCGGGAGGCATAGAACTCAAAGAAATTAATTTTAAAACGATGCAGAGTAAAATGCTTGATAACCTGTACTTTGCAGGTGAAATAATGAATGTTGATGCCATTACAGGGGGCTTTAATTTCCAAAATGCATGGACAAGCGGTTACCTAGCTGCCCAAACAATTCTTAATAAAAAATAG
- a CDS encoding T9SS type A sorting domain-containing protein: protein MMKRLLLVVTVLIAGTFTSFAQFDNIGLLGGSTATGWTSDTDMMTTDGVIYTLNDVVITVPDVDPGVKFRKDDDWTENWGGDNFPSGTATPNGGNIPAVNGTYNVTFNLSTLEYSFENVAGFDEVLIEIGDMDVTMVTLDGTNYTAENVMLEAGNLAFIIDDTNMGWGSADFPSGTAVEGQQIPVLANSYNISFNLDTKAYSFDYVMISMIGDGVVDWNTDTPMETTDGINYTYMLTSSGGPGKFRLNNAWNPGWGATDFPMGIGSTEGDAPNIPIAAGTYNVSFNRITGAYNFDDVTASVADFGNNKLVVYPNPSNTVWNFSAGSLIIDAVEVIDVTGKVVYSNTFNTAEITIDATTLAPGVYFTKVYSGAAVKTIKVVKK from the coding sequence ATGATGAAAAGATTACTTTTAGTAGTAACCGTACTTATAGCAGGTACGTTTACATCATTTGCTCAATTTGATAATATTGGGCTATTAGGAGGTTCTACCGCTACAGGTTGGACTTCGGATACTGATATGATGACTACCGATGGTGTAATTTACACCCTTAATGACGTAGTGATTACAGTACCAGATGTTGACCCAGGTGTAAAGTTTAGAAAAGACGACGACTGGACAGAAAATTGGGGTGGCGACAATTTCCCTTCGGGTACTGCAACGCCTAACGGAGGCAACATACCTGCGGTAAACGGTACGTACAATGTTACTTTTAACCTAAGTACATTGGAGTATAGTTTTGAAAATGTAGCTGGTTTTGATGAAGTTCTTATTGAAATTGGCGATATGGATGTAACAATGGTTACTTTAGATGGTACGAATTATACTGCCGAAAATGTAATGTTAGAGGCAGGTAATCTAGCATTTATTATAGACGATACTAATATGGGATGGGGTAGTGCCGATTTTCCATCGGGTACAGCAGTAGAAGGGCAACAAATACCCGTTTTAGCAAACAGCTACAACATATCGTTTAACCTAGACACCAAAGCGTACAGTTTTGATTACGTTATGATAAGCATGATTGGGGATGGCGTTGTAGATTGGAATACTGATACACCAATGGAAACTACTGATGGTATTAACTATACCTACATGCTTACATCTTCTGGTGGGCCAGGTAAGTTCAGACTAAACAATGCTTGGAATCCAGGTTGGGGTGCTACTGATTTCCCAATGGGAATAGGCTCTACCGAAGGTGATGCACCAAACATTCCTATTGCTGCGGGTACATACAATGTTAGCTTTAACCGAATTACAGGAGCCTACAATTTTGATGATGTAACAGCCTCTGTAGCAGATTTTGGAAACAACAAACTAGTAGTGTACCCTAACCCATCAAATACCGTATGGAATTTTAGTGCAGGAAGCCTAATTATTGATGCTGTTGAAGTTATTGATGTTACAGGTAAAGTAGTTTACTCAAACACATTTAATACAGCCGAAATAACAATTGATGCTACTACACTTGCACCAGGAGTTTACTTTACAAAAGTATACTCGGGAGCTGCTGTAAAAACAATAAAAGTGGTTAAAAAATAA
- a CDS encoding glycoside hydrolase family 13 protein, with the protein MKKIVYILLLICSTAVAQIERVEPPFWWSGMHNPELQILLYGADITRYTPTLSDTTIIKEVFFTENPNYIFITINTKNLPATDLVFTFKDKLNQKPAFTHTYSLKQRDSNSAQRESFNSSDLVYLIMPDRFANGNPDNDSSNKVIEKANRNLPSGRHGGDIAGIIQHLDYLEELGVTALWSTPFCEDNDAKTSYHGYAQSDVYKIDPRYGTNEEYKQLAAEMKKRGMKLIMDYVTNHWGAQHPMYKDLPFYDWIHQFPGYSQSNYRMTTQFDPNASKIDAKNCMDGWFVSSMPDLNQSEPLVLNYLIQNAIWWIEYADLGGLRVDTYSYNDKEGIAKWTKGITDEYPNFNIVGEVWMHDQAQIAYWQKDSKIAAIQNYNSHLPSVMDFTLHDAIGSVFNEDNSTWNDGMIKVYENFVDDFLYPDINNILVFIENHDTARFNEIYKNDFDKYKMAITLIATIRGIPQLYYGTEIGMAGDKGKGDADIRRDFPGGWAGDTNNAFTKKGRTAEQQKWFAFTSKLFNWRKNKAVIHTGKTTHYLPENNVYVYFRHNTTDAVMVLLNNSTQPQTVTTSRFAENLKGYTKGKNILNNKTIPITNAISIPPKSAIVLELQ; encoded by the coding sequence ATGAAAAAAATAGTTTATATACTACTTCTTATTTGTAGCACGGCCGTTGCCCAAATAGAGCGTGTAGAGCCACCGTTTTGGTGGAGTGGTATGCACAACCCCGAGCTACAAATACTATTGTACGGAGCAGATATAACACGGTACACCCCAACTTTATCGGATACGACTATTATAAAAGAGGTTTTTTTTACCGAGAACCCCAATTACATTTTTATAACTATAAACACCAAAAACCTTCCTGCTACCGATTTGGTTTTTACCTTTAAAGATAAACTGAATCAAAAACCAGCCTTTACACACACCTATTCGCTAAAACAACGCGATAGCAATTCGGCACAACGCGAAAGTTTCAACTCATCAGACTTGGTTTACCTCATAATGCCCGATCGTTTTGCAAACGGAAATCCCGATAATGATAGCAGTAACAAGGTTATCGAGAAAGCCAACAGAAACTTGCCTTCAGGACGTCATGGAGGTGATATAGCAGGGATTATCCAGCATTTGGATTATTTGGAAGAACTGGGTGTAACTGCACTTTGGAGCACACCATTCTGTGAGGATAACGATGCCAAAACATCGTATCACGGCTATGCACAGTCGGATGTGTATAAAATAGACCCGCGTTACGGTACTAATGAGGAGTACAAGCAACTGGCTGCCGAGATGAAAAAGCGAGGTATGAAACTTATTATGGATTATGTTACCAACCATTGGGGCGCACAACACCCGATGTACAAAGATTTACCTTTTTACGATTGGATACACCAGTTCCCGGGCTACTCGCAAAGCAATTACCGCATGACGACGCAGTTTGACCCTAACGCATCTAAAATAGATGCTAAAAACTGTATGGATGGCTGGTTTGTAAGCTCTATGCCCGATTTAAACCAAAGCGAACCATTGGTGCTAAACTACCTCATACAAAACGCCATTTGGTGGATAGAGTACGCGGATTTAGGTGGGCTTAGAGTCGATACCTATTCCTATAACGATAAAGAGGGCATAGCCAAATGGACAAAGGGAATTACGGATGAATATCCGAATTTTAATATAGTAGGCGAGGTATGGATGCACGACCAAGCCCAAATAGCCTATTGGCAAAAAGATAGTAAGATAGCAGCCATACAAAACTACAATAGCCACTTACCAAGCGTAATGGATTTTACCCTGCACGATGCTATTGGTAGCGTATTTAATGAAGATAACAGTACGTGGAACGATGGTATGATAAAAGTGTATGAGAATTTTGTGGATGACTTTTTATACCCAGACATCAACAATATTTTAGTTTTTATAGAAAACCACGATACGGCACGCTTTAACGAAATTTATAAGAATGATTTCGATAAATATAAAATGGCAATAACCTTAATAGCTACCATTCGGGGCATACCCCAACTATACTATGGTACCGAGATAGGTATGGCAGGCGATAAAGGCAAAGGTGATGCCGACATCCGTAGGGATTTCCCAGGAGGATGGGCAGGCGATACAAACAATGCCTTTACCAAAAAGGGGCGTACAGCCGAGCAGCAAAAATGGTTTGCATTTACCTCAAAACTATTCAATTGGCGAAAAAACAAAGCGGTAATCCATACAGGTAAAACAACCCACTATTTACCCGAAAATAACGTATACGTGTATTTCCGCCACAACACTACCGATGCCGTAATGGTACTACTAAATAACAGTACCCAACCCCAAACTGTGACTACTAGCCGTTTTGCCGAAAATTTAAAAGGCTATACAAAAGGCAAAAACATACTCAACAATAAAACCATACCAATAACTAACGCCATTAGTATTCCGCCAAAATCGGCAATAGTACTAGAACTCCAATAA